The genomic window GAAGAGCGAGTCAGATTTGGAGTCCTCTGGTTTCCTCTAACTTCCCCATGGTATACTATTTGCAAACCTGGAAGTGACTGACTGAAAGATGAGAGGGATCTTAGACACTGTGTCGTTCAGCGTTTCCTTTCACAGGGCTGATGGGACTTGGCCAAGGCCCCCCCGAtaatgaaaaggaataaaaggCTCCTTTCAATTCCAGCTCTGCTCTCACGTCCAGGTCCCTGAAGCCTTCAAAGTGATGGGATCTGGTAGGATGGCGTccaagggtcctcccagctctacATCTAGAACCATCCCGGATACCATCATTGACTCCATTTTACAGCCAAAGAGATGAAGGCTCCAGACAATCAGATCACCTAGCTCCCAAGGACCTGAGGCAAGACTTGGCCTCAGCCACCAGGCCCAGGGATGCGGGCATTCTACGCTGCCCCTCATCTTTGCTGTGAAAGGAAGATGTCAGAATGGGGGACTTTATCTGCTCTTACATTTTCACTTCTCTGTAGTCAAGAAGGAAGATACTGTgtctgggggggaagggggagagagaacagGGATCTTGGCTCTTCTGATCCGACCCTGTAGGCTTTTCCACGGGCCTTCTCAGGTGGAGATGAATCCCTCTCCTATGATTCACAAGTTCCTCTTGGAAAGGACCTGGCCAGTCACACTGACTTCTTCTATCTGGGCCCGGCTCTGACACTCCAGACTATCCCAACTCGCCTCCTCAGCCTCTAAGCCTCATTTACTGGTTTACTTTTGTGTCCTGATGTGGTTATAGTGGCCACAGCTGGTCCAGACATGGTCATCATCACAgtgccttcctcctccctctgcaTGTCTTCCCTCAGGAAGCCCCTCAAGGGTGTTCATTCTCCCTTTGCCAGTCGACCGACTGACCAGGCTCCGCACAATGTCTGTAACAGACAAAGGACCAGCTACTTCAATTTTTATCTAAGGAAGCCCAGTTGAAGAAGTCGGGCAGAGGGGCCTCTAACAACATCTTCTGGGCTAAGCATGGCACCAGGCTGGTTGGTCCTGGCTCTGCCTTGTATGGCCTTGATGCAGTTAAGTTACCCTGCACCAGTCTCTCATTTCGTCCACCAGAAGCCTCCAGAGACTCCCTCtgccctccaggatcaaacagaagCCCCAAGGTTCCCCAGCCTGGattcctcccacctttccagtctgaCTTCTTACTTCATCACACACACTCCATCTGCCTCTTCAATGGCCggtccccatgcctagaatgccctcacTCCTCAGCTAAGAGGTAGGAAGCCTCTCCCAGTTCTGCTAGTGCCATCCCTGAGATTTACACCATCTCTATCTTGTTTACACAAAGCTgtttttacatgttgtctcctcacaGGACAGGGCGTGCTTTTCACTTTCCTTGCCTAACCAACACTCAGTACAGTGATTGAGACACAACAGCCgcctgactgactgactaaaatCGGGACCCTGTCTCCTCTCCCACAGGCATACGGACCATACAAAATGGGGCATGCCAACATTTCCGAAgcacctattctgtgccaggtCCCAGGCTAAGCACTAgagaaacaacaaaaggaaaacaaagtctctgttctcaaggagctcatggtctaatgtcCATGTACAAACAAGGTGCAGACAGGATACATTAGCAGTGCTCTCAGAGGGAGGGTTCTAGGAAGAATAAACCatcagtttttttcagttttggtCTGGGTCTCTAACTTCATCAGTGTGTGGGGATGCCCACATGCACATCTCTCCCAATGCAGATTAAAACTCGCCTTGGAAGGAGAGAAGGCCTGGGGTCCTAAGAAGTGGGCTCGACCCCCAAGTCATTCGTTACATGCCCCCTGAGGCAGAACCTGAagccaggccttcctgactgtaAAGCTTGCTTCCCCTCTCCCATCACATGATTCCTCTATCACGGATGTGGGATCTAATTGGACATCCAAATGAAAGGAACCCTAAAGATCAATTCAGTCAAACAGATCATATTCCCCCAGATGAAAACTAGTGTTACTAGGCAATCTTTACAGCTGGATCAGCTGGGCCCCAAAAACCCCGCCAGGGCCACAAGCATGAGGCAGGCCCTGGCAGAAGagcaggaaggatggagagaCCTGCCCCCTCTCACCCTGATAAGTTCCACCCTCTCAGTTTCTGCATCAATAAAGTGGGTAGATGAACATCCAGCTCCTTCCCCCACGTGGGAGGGAACTATGTGCTCAGCCTCCCATTTCTGACACCTACTTGAAGGCTCTGAGAATAACCCTCTAACCTGGAAAGGGGTTTCAGAAGTCATCCCAGCCAACCCCCAGCCCCATTTCCACACCGTGCAGCCCAACTTATCCCCCCTCGCACCAGAACCCAAGCCACACCCTGGCATGCTGGCCTTCTAGAATCAGGCCCCAGCCTTCCAACCTTCCCCCCCCACCTTTCTTTCCTCAGTTGTATCTCCTGTCTTCCCCCAGAGGAAtggaagctccctgaaggcagagctATCTAGAGCTATCTACAGCGCTTGTATTTGCATGCACAGTGCCCAGAACACTGTGAGCTTAAAAatgccttttcctccctccctctgcacaAGTGAGGAACTCAGAGCAGGAGGGAGAAAGGCACACAAGGATTCACAGGAAGACAGAGAGTCAGGTGGAACCGCAGCGCCATCTATCGGGCTACTGCGGCATTGCTCCTCAAGACTTGAAAATCATTAATTCCTGAGTTTTGGGAACCACAGGCACACTGCAGTGTCTGACCTGTGGCATCTGTCTTGTCAATCTGCTGAAGGCCACAAACTCCCCTCTCTTGCTAAGGTCTCTGGTGATTCCATATGAATGGTGCCTGGTCCCTCCCTATTAGGGGACCCCCATTTCCTCCCACCCAGGTAGCACTGCCTGGGCTGGATCAACCatatccttccctttccccttcccggCAGCCCAGCCTTTACTGCCTGTGATGACAGGAACCAGACTCTTCACCTGAGCTACCCTCTCTGGATTTTGGCCCCTCCCCCCTCAATCCAGTACTCTAGGTCTCTCACCTTGGACTGTCCTGCCCCCAGGGTTCCTACTCCTGACACACACAGATGACTTCTGTCTAGCCCAGTCCCCTGACTTTATATAGCCCCAGACAGTGCAGGGGACCTGCCTAGGAGGAGCCCCACATTTTGGGCAGCAGCCCCGTCCCCCCTGCCCCTCACCTGGTGCCAGGCTGGCTTGAAGGCTCCTCAGCTGGTCGTGTCTCCAGGGGCAGAAGCGCAAGCAGGGTGGAAGGGGTCTCGACACCCCACTGCGGGCTGGAGGGGCCCTCGATGGGTGAGGGGAACTCGAAGGGGCCTCGGGTTGCGGGGAAGTCCCCCAGGGCCGGGGTGGAGGAGGATAAGGGCCGGCTTCCATGCAGAGAGAGCGATTCTTGGCCAGGCTTCCTGCTCACATTAGTGGCTGggcatggagaagggagagggggagggaggggaggagcaaAGGGGGGGTCCTGAGGGGCCACAAGTTCTAGGCTGGGAGATTCTGGAGAAGCTTCATCCCCGGCAGAAAACGAAGCTGGGAGCACAATAGAGGCTGGGCTCCCGGGAGGTAAGGAGGGGCTCAAGGTGCCATCGTCATCATCAGAACCCCAGAAAGGATCTTTCTCCAAACCAGCAGTCACAGGGGGACAAAGGAGCTCAGGTGTATCTTGGAGGGTCCCCGAAGTGccaagaaactgagactctgttTCCTGAAGTGACCAGAAACACTGGCTCTGGCCAGCTGTGTTTTCTGATGTGAGTGTTGGGGAAGGGACCTCCAGGACAGCTGGTGGAGAGTTGGGCCCAGGGAccagggaaactgagtcccagcaGCTGACAGAGTCTCCTCCTGAAGCATGCTGGTCTGCACTGTCTGCAGAGGGGAGGATCCGGAGCTCTTCCAATGCATCCTCCTTCATCTTATTCTGGTGGTCAAGAGCCTCGAGGCCTGGGAAGATGTCTTCAGCACATAGTTCTGTCCCTTCTccactcatttctttctcttcattctggGAATTCGAGGGTGTGAAAAGGCGTGGTGGCTTGGGTGGAGGTGTCCCAGGCTCTGATGCAGGGGACTCCTCCTCTTTGGCAGGGGGTGATGAGAAGACATCTCTGCCTGCGTCTCCCAGAGGGTCTAGGCGCAGCCCTGGGGGTCCTGGCTCCTGAAGGCCGGGTGGTTCATCTAGAACCTCCCAAATGTTCTCTTCTTGCTCCCAGCTTCTctttgggatgggaggagggctCTTAGACACAGGAGGGATGCTCACCACCTCTGATGACCAGAGATCTGTAATTACATTCAACTCTTGGAAAAACtggcttcccccacccccacactctTCAGGTTCCTTGGATGCTGCGGGGCTAGGTGTCCTCTCCTGCTCACTGCTCCCTCTTCTTAGAGCACTGGAACAAGCAGCTTCAGTGGCAGCTGGGTCCTGGACTGCTTTCTGAGGCTGGGAGAGGGTCTCTCCCTCTTCTGGCTCTTGGCTCAGCAAGGGCCATTTGACTGATGAGGAGGGGCTGGGTCCTTGAAACACAGAGGATTCCCAGCCAGCAGAAGTCACATTCCAGCCGTCAAGACTCAGGGATCCAGCAACCTCGATCGTTGATGCTGAGCCTCGTCCCCCTCCCCTGGGATCTTCTCGAGACTCTGCTGTCTCCACATCCTCATCACTAGTCCAGGGTGCTCCCAAGGCCCCCATCTCTGGAGCTGGGGCTGAGAGTCCATGCCCAGCATCAGGGGGCAGCCGGCTGGCGGCAAAGGCGTTGAAGGTGTCGTCCCACTCTGGCAGGGAGGGCGCAGTGGGGGCCGCTACCAGCGAGCCACTGGGGAGAGAGCGAGCAGGTGAAGCATACTTTAACGCTTTGTCCGCCACGAGCTCCTCAAAGAAGGGGTTGCTCTgcagggaggggaggaatgggTTGGTAGATCCCAGACatctgggggagggggcagggagggaggcaAAGGCGGTGGCAGCGGCAGCGGGTGCAAAGAGGTTAGTGCTTAACATGCAAGCAGCGGCAGCAGCGGGAACAGGAGCAGGGGGGGAGCAAGGGAGGCTGCCCGGAGGAGGCGGCACAGGCGCATCTGGGCCAGGTTCTACCTGAGGAGACACGTCCAGGCTGCGGAAGGAGACAAAACCACGGGCCTCCTGGTTAATGTCTAGTCCTGCTGCAGACCCACCCATACCAATGAATGTGCCCAAACATCTGCACatactcacatgcacaaacacaagCATGCATACACtttcacacacaaatacacacatgtgcacacacacatgcacacactcagcATGCACACAttttcacacacatgcacacagcaTGCATACACTttcacacacatgcaaacacatgcacacacacacacacacacacacacacacaggtatacTACAAGGTCAGGGCTGTAGGCAGCAAAGTACGGACCCAAACATGCCCCAAAATGCTCCAGGACCCAAGGCCCAGACAGAGAAAACAATCCGGCTCAACAGTAAAGGCAGGtcaagccaggagaggagcctCATTAAGGCCAGGTCGGGTGAGATTTTGCTTAAAACCTCATTCCATGGTGAAGCAGCTGGATCTCTGATGGCCACAAATCAGTATTTATGAAGTGAGTATGAAGTACAAGGTGCTATAGCTGAGGACCTAGGGATGGCAGCAGGAAAGGGtaccccacccccccaacacTGGGTACACACACAGACCACAAACACCCACTGACTCCCTGGGAGAAGATGGAACAGCTGTGGGCCTGGTCCCCAAAGGAGTACCTCTGCCCAGGGTTGGACCAGGAGTGCATGGCTATCACAGGAGCTGGAAGAGGCTTCAGGGGTTACCCAGTACCACCCCCTTAGGCTGTGAGCTCAGGGTCTCCTGTAAGGGGCCCAGCTCTACAGAGCCAAGCTCAGACATTCCCAAAAGGCACCTGCTTTCCCACCTGGCCCTTCCACTATGGGGCAACCTCTCGTGTCTGAATCCTGGGGAAGAAAGCCCCTCTGCCCATGCAGGGCCTGCTCAGCAGCTTAGAGATCTTCTGTCAAACTGTCCAAACAGATTAAAATGACACCAGGAAACGTCTGAGCAACTAGAAACACAACACAACATGGAAATGGGAATTCGTGGCTTCCTATGTCCATGTGTGCTTCTTCCATCTGAGTCTGCCAGAGCACTGATGGGTTTAAACAGCCTTCAGTGGAGGCTAGGGTGGCTCAGGTGCAGGCCCTTCAGCACCACAGCTCAGGGAGAGCTCCCTGCCTGTCACTTTTACACAGAACACAAGTCACTGTGTGCATCATGGGAGAAGCAGCACAGATTAGGGGAGGAGGCCTGGCCTGAGACTGAGAGGTGTCTAACAACCAACGGCCATCCCACAGCCCCTTCATCTCCCAGTGCCCCAACCCCCCAAGGCCATCCCCATCTGCATGGGTAGGAGCTCCCAAGCACAGTGACATCACAGGCCCTGGCACTCTCTCATAACTTCAGACCCCACATCCAAGCCTTAAAGCACGCCACAACATGACATCCAAGCTCTTAGGGTACCTTCCATGCCCTCATGGCCCTAATTCCTACGGCTGTATTTCAATACGACTGgttttctttgtgatcctatgcatttaaaaaacactgGGAGGGGGTTAGCAGGCTTCACCCCAATGTCCCTGGGTTTGGGACACAAAATGAAGACCACCTGAGTTGGAAAGGTCAGAGGTCAGAGACAAAGGAATCTAGACCTCATCTGGTTTaaccccctcactttatagaggaggaaactgaggcccagttttACAAAGTAGTTTTCTTAGAACCgcctcattttaccgatgagaaaactgaaggtaaAGTGAGCTTCCCAAAGCTGGGCCAGTCAAGTCAACCCAGTAATTGCCCCAAAGTTATAGACTCTGGAGTTGTGGGCTCCAGTCTGGGCTCTGACCAGCCTGGCTGGCATGCCCTAGGCAAGCCACTGTCCTCTCTGCATCCTGCTCAGGCTCTTAACCTAGTGTCCATCAACTTGGTTTgttatttaaaacaattttgatgACTGTATTTGTTAACCCCTGGTCCTtctatgctttttaaaatgatctttctGGGAAGGGTTCAGAGGCTTCCTAGCCTGCCTGAGTCCTAGCCCAGCTGGAAAAGACCTAGAGGATGTCATAACTGACACCTCCTCTCCCCACTGAAAAGATGGGAGGGCCAGCAGCAGGAAGACTTGGATCCTaaccccacctctgacactgactagctatgtgtccGGTGTGCAGAACCCTCCCCAGACCTCAGAAAGGCTGAAAACCTGGATTGGCCAACCAGGAGAGACATTTGGCCCACTCTGAGCTTAGTCTCCCACAAGGCTTTGCATGTTCTGGCATAACAGACATGCTTCACTTTGCTCTCCGAATGAAATCAAAGTGCCCCTTCCCCTATCAGCCACTACCAGATGAAGCTGACCATTTATGACCGTTAAGGACAAGATGCCCTGACCAAGATACTAACTTTTCCTATGTTATATTATGTCATGTTAATGGTAAAAGAAACATACATCCTGGATCTATAATTTCAGTTGACACCTTGACATTCTcctatcttattgtatttacaacctatccaACTAAGAAATTCCTCTCTCCTATCATGGTTAACCACAGGGAGACCATAATTTTGGCTTCTACGGACATCCTGAGCcaggaagggagggcagggggaggggggattGCTCTGAAGATAGGTCTCCCTGGTCCATCCATCCTTGGGTTCACTGTCTACAATGAACTCCCACACCATCTCCAGATGCATGTTCCACAAGCTTTGAGAGAAATAAGCACTCACATGCAACCTGTGCTTGTCTCTCTAAGAAGGAACTTTGCAATGGTTGACAGGCAAGTCACTGccccactgggcctcagttttcggTGCCGTAAGATAAGTCTGTGTGGCTTCCAGCATCCTAATGGAGCCCAAGGAAGTCTAAAGGGTCAGCTGGAATAGAGTTGGACATCTAAGCGACCATTATTTTGATAGGGAAGGCTGGGAGGGAGGGACCTGGAGTCACCCTCCAGAGAGACTGGGCAAGCCCTGGCCACCCACTCCTCTGTGCTCTGGAAGCCTCCCGGTGACACCTGGATGAGCCAGATCCAAGAGTCCCAGGGGGAGGAGGGGACCAACAACCTGTGTTGGTGCTGAGGGAAGAAGTGGGTCAAGGTCAAGGATTTGGCTTCTCTACAAGACAGAAAGctctggggggagagggagaagggaggggatcCGAATTTCCAAGGTGgggagatcttagaggtcatttggcCCCACCCTGATGAAGCTGGAGCCAGCCCTGACCCCATCCCCCAAGAGCAAAGCCCTAGCCCTCAGGGCTCCCTGGGGAGGcagaccccctcccccacacctgggGGCTGGGGCCACATTCTCTTCCCTGACTTGACCTCACAGCACCCCCTCCTTACCTTTGGTGAGACTCTCTCAGCCCACAAATGAGGCCCAGTTTGGGGATAGGGGTGGGGAgcaagggcagggcagggcagggccagGTAGcagtgaggagagaaggaagaagatgaggCACGGCATGCCCTGTCAGCACCTGCCCAGCCCAGCCCCAGGAGATGCACACAAAGCTGTTGCCATGGCATCAGGAGCTGGCACCCTGGGACGGTTCCCTCAAGGCTCCATCCTGGCCATTCCCCTGCCTCCAAGGGCAGAACCTAAGTGGGCCCAGGCTCCCCAACTGGAAACTTTCTTCTCATTAGTTTGATGCCACTCTGCCAGTGGCTCCCCAGGTGACCCCAAAGGCTGGGTTTGGGCATCACTAaggcctcagacgtttactagctgtggcACGCTCCCAGAACCTCAGTCGTAGGCTATTACCAGCTGCCACTGTCCCCCCTGGGCCCTGACCATTTTGTACCCAGAACCCCTAAACCCACCTCCAGGCCCCCATTTCCCTGGCTTACCTACAGTGTACACAGCTgccaaaaaaatcttcctaaaatcTCATCAACTCCCTACACCCAGATCTTCAATAGCCCTCCATTACCCCAGTATTCCAAAGACTCCGCCCAGCCTCCAAGGCCCTCTCCAAACTCCTCTCTGGCTTCCCTCTGCCCAGCTTCCACTCAAATCCATATGCTCACTCCTACCTTCAAGTCCCTGCTCACAGCAGTCAATCTACCCTTCCTTTGGGGTCCAGTACAAGTCTAGGAGGCTATGTGGGCCCTGATCCCCCAACACATTCTCTCCCAGAGCCCAGCAGCTCTGGCTGGCTGTCAGTGCGATTGCAGGGAAAGGATGCCTGGACTTGGTGCCAACAGCTGCATGACCTTAAGCCAGaaatgagcttcagtttcctcatctgtaaaatgggtatcagAACACTTGTACAATCAGCATCATGAGCTTGTGGTGGGCAGTGGAAGGAGCAGGCGCACCTAGGGAGTCTGATCTCCTTTCAGGACATAGCCCCAGGGCCAGGGAGGGCAGAGCCCTCCAGGGGATAAGAGCCGCACTGGTCACCATGAAAATCCTTGCTACCATTTTACAATTTAAACCTTCTCTTCCCTGGGgtcagagagagagcacagaggaGGCTGAGGGCTCTGAACAGCCCATCAAAAAGTCCAATGCACCATCTACCAGGCACCCCACAAGAAGATGAAGGCAGTGCCCATCTTCAAGGAGAGCCTATGGCCCAATAAGGGCAGAGAAGTTTGTACATCT from Notamacropus eugenii isolate mMacEug1 chromosome 1, mMacEug1.pri_v2, whole genome shotgun sequence includes these protein-coding regions:
- the RAB11FIP5 gene encoding rab11 family-interacting protein 5 isoform X8, which encodes MSQRQLVRGAWNSERERWYKLHSKAGKKEKERGEIQVTVQFTRNTLSASMFDLSVKDKPRSPFGKIKDKMKGKKTYDLESASAIIPSSAMDDPDLLGSSSKKAKAKTFFLRNKLRKSSLTQSNTSLGSDSTLSSTSGSLAWLGSEFLTRSPSRHSRLSTEGGRDSAPSPKLLTHKRAYSDEVSQVQAGLPGSGHDPTSGSSLCINGSHIYNEQPPAPPAHRASISGPFPSASALHALSLRRAEEGMGPLDTAPWGSSETVAAAGVGREEEGAWRAEGKPVQVATPIVFSSTPAEREDLRKEERKPRMGLFHHHHHGAGRRGSLGEKMGTALGASPHPSSSGEEKSRSSWFGSREGKEHTQKPSLDVSPQVEPGPDAPVPPPPGSLPCSPPAPVPAAAAACMLSTNLFAPAAAATAFASLPAPSPRCLGSTNPFLPSLQSNPFFEELVADKALKYASPARSLPSGSLVAAPTAPSLPEWDDTFNAFAASRLPPDAGHGLSAPAPEMGALGAPWTSDEDVETAESREDPRGGGRGSASTIEVAGSLSLDGWNVTSAGWESSVFQGPSPSSSVKWPLLSQEPEEGETLSQPQKAVQDPAATEAACSSALRRGSSEQERTPSPAASKEPEECGGGGSQFFQELNVITDLWSSEVVSIPPVSKSPPPIPKRSWEQEENIWEVLDEPPGLQEPGPPGLRLDPLGDAGRDVFSSPPAKEEESPASEPGTPPPKPPRLFTPSNSQNEEKEMSGEGTELCAEDIFPGLEALDHQNKMKEDALEELRILPSADSADQHASGGDSVSCWDSVSLVPGPNSPPAVLEVPSPTLTSENTAGQSQCFWSLQETESQFLGTSGTLQDTPELLCPPVTAGLEKDPFWGSDDDDGTLSPSLPPGSPASIVLPASFSAGDEASPESPSLELVAPQDPPFAPPLPPPLPSPCPATNVSRKPGQESLSLHGSRPLSSSTPALGDFPATRGPFEFPSPIEGPSSPQWGVETPSTLLALLPLETRPAEEPSSQPGTSPHPVKPLSSAPPEGAVDKKPPRSSLSSALTSGLEKLKTVTSGGIPPVAPQTDQTAESKMKLKDPSQPDQSAKYYHLTHDELIALLQQRERELSRREEHVHELESYIDQLLVRIMETSPTLLQIPPGPRAPK
- the RAB11FIP5 gene encoding rab11 family-interacting protein 5 isoform X10, with the translated sequence MKLGNPRWYKLHSKAGKKEKERGEIQVTVQFTRNTLSASMFDLSVKDKPRSPFGKIKDKMKGKKTYDLESASAIIPSSAMDDPDLLGSSSKKAKAKTFFLRNKLRKSSLTQSNTSLGSDSTLSSTSGSLAWLGSEFLTRSPSRHSRLSTEGGRDSAPSPKLLTHKRAYSDEVSQVQAGLPGSGHDPTSGSSLCINGSHIYNEQPPAPPAHRASISGPFPSASALHALSLRRAEEGMGPLDTAPWGSSETVAAAGVGREEEGAWRAEGKPVQVATPIVFSSTPAEREDLRKEERKPRMGLFHHHHHGAGRRGSLGEKMGTALGASPHPSSSGEEKSRSSWFGSREGKEHTQKPSLDVSPQVEPGPDAPVPPPPGSLPCSPPAPVPAAAAACMLSTNLFAPAAAATAFASLPAPSPRCLGSTNPFLPSLQSNPFFEELVADKALKYASPARSLPSGSLVAAPTAPSLPEWDDTFNAFAASRLPPDAGHGLSAPAPEMGALGAPWTSDEDVETAESREDPRGGGRGSASTIEVAGSLSLDGWNVTSAGWESSVFQGPSPSSSVKWPLLSQEPEEGETLSQPQKAVQDPAATEAACSSALRRGSSEQERTPSPAASKEPEECGGGGSQFFQELNVITDLWSSEVVSIPPVSKSPPPIPKRSWEQEENIWEVLDEPPGLQEPGPPGLRLDPLGDAGRDVFSSPPAKEEESPASEPGTPPPKPPRLFTPSNSQNEEKEMSGEGTELCAEDIFPGLEALDHQNKMKEDALEELRILPSADSADQHASGGDSVSCWDSVSLVPGPNSPPAVLEVPSPTLTSENTAGQSQCFWSLQETESQFLGTSGTLQDTPELLCPPVTAGLEKDPFWGSDDDDGTLSPSLPPGSPASIVLPASFSAGDEASPESPSLELVAPQDPPFAPPLPPPLPSPCPATNVSRKPGQESLSLHGSRPLSSSTPALGDFPATRGPFEFPSPIEGPSSPQWGVETPSTLLALLPLETRPAEEPSSQPGTSPHPVKPLSSAPPEGAVDKKPPRSSLSSALTSGLEKLKTVTSGGIPPVAPQTDQTAESKMKLKDPSQPDQSAKYYHLTHDELIALLQQRERELSRREEHVHELESYIDQLLVRIMETSPTLLQIPPGPRAPK
- the RAB11FIP5 gene encoding rab11 family-interacting protein 5 isoform X11; translation: MLGQQMWYKLHSKAGKKEKERGEIQVTVQFTRNTLSASMFDLSVKDKPRSPFGKIKDKMKGKKTYDLESASAIIPSSAMDDPDLLGSSSKKAKAKTFFLRNKLRKSSLTQSNTSLGSDSTLSSTSGSLAWLGSEFLTRSPSRHSRLSTEGGRDSAPSPKLLTHKRAYSDEVSQVQAGLPGSGHDPTSGSSLCINGSHIYNEQPPAPPAHRASISGPFPSASALHALSLRRAEEGMGPLDTAPWGSSETVAAAGVGREEEGAWRAEGKPVQVATPIVFSSTPAEREDLRKEERKPRMGLFHHHHHGAGRRGSLGEKMGTALGASPHPSSSGEEKSRSSWFGSREGKEHTQKPSLDVSPQVEPGPDAPVPPPPGSLPCSPPAPVPAAAAACMLSTNLFAPAAAATAFASLPAPSPRCLGSTNPFLPSLQSNPFFEELVADKALKYASPARSLPSGSLVAAPTAPSLPEWDDTFNAFAASRLPPDAGHGLSAPAPEMGALGAPWTSDEDVETAESREDPRGGGRGSASTIEVAGSLSLDGWNVTSAGWESSVFQGPSPSSSVKWPLLSQEPEEGETLSQPQKAVQDPAATEAACSSALRRGSSEQERTPSPAASKEPEECGGGGSQFFQELNVITDLWSSEVVSIPPVSKSPPPIPKRSWEQEENIWEVLDEPPGLQEPGPPGLRLDPLGDAGRDVFSSPPAKEEESPASEPGTPPPKPPRLFTPSNSQNEEKEMSGEGTELCAEDIFPGLEALDHQNKMKEDALEELRILPSADSADQHASGGDSVSCWDSVSLVPGPNSPPAVLEVPSPTLTSENTAGQSQCFWSLQETESQFLGTSGTLQDTPELLCPPVTAGLEKDPFWGSDDDDGTLSPSLPPGSPASIVLPASFSAGDEASPESPSLELVAPQDPPFAPPLPPPLPSPCPATNVSRKPGQESLSLHGSRPLSSSTPALGDFPATRGPFEFPSPIEGPSSPQWGVETPSTLLALLPLETRPAEEPSSQPGTSPHPVKPLSSAPPEGAVDKKPPRSSLSSALTSGLEKLKTVTSGGIPPVAPQTDQTAESKMKLKDPSQPDQSAKYYHLTHDELIALLQQRERELSRREEHVHELESYIDQLLVRIMETSPTLLQIPPGPRAPK
- the RAB11FIP5 gene encoding rab11 family-interacting protein 5 isoform X4 yields the protein MALRRSPEPPGGPARWLPTHVQVTVLQARGLRGKGAGGSSTSDAYTVIQVGREKYSTSVVEKSSGCPEWREECVFELAPGALDGLLRAQDAAPDAPAPGPAEPACELVLTAMHRSLIGIDKFLGRASVALDEVFRQGRAQHTQWYKLHSKAGKKEKERGEIQVTVQFTRNTLSASMFDLSVKDKPRSPFGKIKDKMKGKKTYDLESASAIIPSSAMDDPDLLGSSSKKAKAKTFFLRNKLRKSSLTQSNTSLGSDSTLSSTSGSLAWLGSEFLTRSPSRHSRLSTEGGRDSAPSPKLLTHKRAYSDEVSQVQAGLPGSGHDPTSGSSLCINGSHIYNEQPPAPPAHRASISGPFPSASALHALSLRRAEEGMGPLDTAPWGSSETVAAAAEREDLRKEERKPRMGLFHHHHHGAGRRGSLGEKMGTALGASPHPSSSGEEKSRSSWFGSREGKEHTQKPSLDVSPQVEPGPDAPVPPPPGSLPCSPPAPVPAAAAACMLSTNLFAPAAAATAFASLPAPSPRCLGSTNPFLPSLQSNPFFEELVADKALKYASPARSLPSGSLVAAPTAPSLPEWDDTFNAFAASRLPPDAGHGLSAPAPEMGALGAPWTSDEDVETAESREDPRGGGRGSASTIEVAGSLSLDGWNVTSAGWESSVFQGPSPSSSVKWPLLSQEPEEGETLSQPQKAVQDPAATEAACSSALRRGSSEQERTPSPAASKEPEECGGGGSQFFQELNVITDLWSSEVVSIPPVSKSPPPIPKRSWEQEENIWEVLDEPPGLQEPGPPGLRLDPLGDAGRDVFSSPPAKEEESPASEPGTPPPKPPRLFTPSNSQNEEKEMSGEGTELCAEDIFPGLEALDHQNKMKEDALEELRILPSADSADQHASGGDSVSCWDSVSLVPGPNSPPAVLEVPSPTLTSENTAGQSQCFWSLQETESQFLGTSGTLQDTPELLCPPVTAGLEKDPFWGSDDDDGTLSPSLPPGSPASIVLPASFSAGDEASPESPSLELVAPQDPPFAPPLPPPLPSPCPATNVSRKPGQESLSLHGSRPLSSSTPALGDFPATRGPFEFPSPIEGPSSPQWGVETPSTLLALLPLETRPAEEPSSQPGTSPHPVKPLSSAPPEGAVDKKPPRSSLSSALTSGLEKLKTVTSGGIPPVAPQTDQTAESKMKLKDPSQPDQSAKYYHLTHDELIALLQQRERELSRREEHVHELESYIDQLLVRIMETSPTLLQIPPGPRAPK